Proteins found in one Buchnera aphidicola (Hyadaphis tataricae) genomic segment:
- the rsmA gene encoding 16S rRNA (adenine(1518)-N(6)/adenine(1519)-N(6))-dimethyltransferase RsmA — protein MKHIIMIIKNISKHYPRKKYGQHFLVNDTIIDAIIKKINPNKKETLVEIGPGLGALTKPISILVEKLTVIEIDCKILNFLKNNSYYSKLVVFCDDVLRFNFLDLFNESNQLLRIFGNLPYNISTVLILFLFKQIAIIQDMHFMLQKEVAERLVANPGNKAYGRLSIIAQYYCNNKILLNVNAENFWPIPKVDSVFVNLIPHIHAPYFVYDINVLSNITKIAFQNRRKIVRHSLKSLFSEKNLIQLSIDPKCRAENISVLQYCQLSNFLYQKLKKN, from the coding sequence ATGAAACATATCATAATGATTATTAAAAATATTTCTAAACATTATCCCAGAAAAAAATATGGTCAACATTTTCTTGTTAATGACACGATAATAGACGCAATCATAAAAAAAATTAATCCAAATAAAAAAGAAACATTAGTCGAAATAGGACCTGGATTAGGTGCACTAACAAAGCCAATTAGTATTTTAGTTGAAAAATTGACTGTCATTGAAATTGATTGTAAAATATTAAATTTTTTAAAAAATAATTCTTATTATTCAAAATTAGTAGTTTTTTGTGATGATGTATTAAGATTTAATTTTCTTGATTTATTTAATGAGAGCAATCAATTACTGAGAATTTTTGGAAACTTGCCATATAATATATCTACAGTTTTAATTTTGTTTTTATTTAAGCAGATTGCAATTATTCAAGATATGCATTTTATGTTGCAAAAAGAAGTAGCCGAAAGATTAGTTGCTAATCCTGGTAATAAAGCATATGGTCGTCTTAGCATAATAGCTCAATATTATTGCAATAATAAAATATTATTAAATGTTAATGCTGAAAATTTTTGGCCTATTCCTAAAGTCGATTCTGTATTTGTGAATTTAATTCCTCATATACATGCCCCATATTTTGTTTATGATATAAATGTTCTTAGTAACATTACAAAAATTGCTTTTCAAAATAGAAGAAAAATTGTACGTCATAGTTTAAAGTCATTATTTTCTGAAAAAAATTTAATACAATTGTCAATTGATCCAAAATGTCGAGCTGAAAATATATCTGTTTTACAATATTGTCAATTGTCTAATTTTTTATACCAAAAATTAAAAAAAAATTGA
- a CDS encoding symmetrical bis(5'-nucleosyl)-tetraphosphatase, producing the protein MSTYFMSDIHGCYKEFIRLLEKAEFNCKKDYLWIAGDLVSRGIDSLKVLRYLYNLKNRVKIVLGNHDLNLISVYSGIKKNNKNNHFDKFLAASDSHKLIRWLRSQKILKIDKKRKIVMTHAGISPHWNLNIAQKYAIDIERFLSSDNFDLFLESMYDNKVTMWHSDLNGLDRLRYSMNVFTRMRSCYPDGRLNLFYKQSPKMLKPPLKPWFFMKHNFPQDYYIFFGHWSTLRGTAVPQPFFSLDSGCCWGGELMMFRWEDKKIFSQKFFSQE; encoded by the coding sequence GTGAGTACTTATTTTATGAGTGATATTCATGGTTGTTATAAAGAATTCATAAGACTATTAGAAAAAGCAGAATTTAATTGTAAAAAAGATTATTTATGGATTGCAGGAGATTTAGTGTCTAGAGGTATAGATTCTTTAAAAGTGTTAAGATATCTTTACAATTTAAAAAATAGAGTAAAAATAGTACTAGGTAACCACGATTTAAATTTAATTTCAGTATATAGTGGTATTAAAAAAAATAACAAAAATAACCATTTTGATAAATTTCTTGCTGCTTCTGATAGTCATAAATTAATAAGGTGGTTGCGATCACAAAAAATTTTAAAAATTGATAAAAAGCGAAAAATTGTTATGACACATGCTGGTATTAGTCCACATTGGAATCTTAATATTGCGCAAAAATATGCAATAGATATCGAAAGATTTTTATCGAGTGATAACTTTGATTTATTTTTAGAATCTATGTATGATAATAAAGTAACTATGTGGCACTCAGATCTTAATGGATTAGATAGGCTGCGATATAGCATGAATGTTTTTACAAGAATGCGATCTTGTTATCCAGATGGTCGATTAAACTTATTTTATAAACAGTCTCCAAAGATGTTAAAACCTCCTTTAAAACCTTGGTTTTTTATGAAGCATAATTTTCCTCAAGATTATTATATTTTTTTTGGTCATTGGTCTACATTAAGAGGAACTGCTGTGCCCCAACCGTTTTTTTCATTAGACTCTGGTTGTTGTTGGGGGGGGGAATTAATGATGTTTCGATGGGAAGATAAAAAAATTTTT